The following proteins are encoded in a genomic region of Nocardioides sp. cx-173:
- the panB gene encoding 3-methyl-2-oxobutanoate hydroxymethyltransferase, whose product MSTPTPEETAPYGSGPTKPGAQAATTIKRVRTHHLRELKERGERFSMLTAYEQYAAQTFDEAGIEVLLVGDSASNNVYGNETSLPVTVDEMIPLTRAVTRSVHRALVVGDLPFGSYQASPEQAYLTAVRFMKEGGAHAVKLEGGVEMVPQIERLTRGGVPVMAHIGFTPQSEHALGGYRVQGRGDTGSRVLADALAVQEAGAFAVVMEMVPGDVAGQVTKELSIPTIGIGAGADCDAQVLVWQDAFGLRTGRMAKFVKQYADLHGVMLEAARAYDADVKAGTFPGPEHTF is encoded by the coding sequence ATGAGCACTCCCACCCCGGAGGAGACCGCGCCCTACGGCAGCGGTCCGACCAAGCCCGGTGCGCAGGCGGCCACCACGATCAAGCGGGTGCGCACCCACCACCTGCGCGAGCTCAAGGAGCGCGGTGAGCGATTCTCGATGCTGACCGCCTACGAGCAGTACGCCGCCCAGACCTTTGACGAGGCCGGCATCGAGGTGCTGCTCGTCGGCGACTCCGCCAGCAACAACGTCTACGGCAACGAGACCTCGCTCCCGGTCACGGTCGACGAGATGATCCCCCTGACCCGCGCCGTGACCCGCTCGGTTCACCGGGCGCTCGTGGTCGGCGATCTCCCCTTCGGCAGCTACCAGGCCTCCCCCGAGCAGGCCTACCTGACCGCCGTCCGGTTCATGAAGGAGGGCGGCGCCCACGCGGTCAAGCTCGAGGGCGGCGTCGAGATGGTGCCGCAGATCGAGCGGCTCACCCGGGGCGGCGTCCCGGTGATGGCCCACATCGGCTTCACCCCCCAGTCCGAGCACGCCCTCGGCGGCTACCGCGTCCAGGGCCGCGGCGACACCGGCTCCCGCGTACTCGCCGACGCGCTCGCCGTCCAGGAGGCCGGGGCCTTCGCGGTCGTCATGGAGATGGTGCCCGGCGACGTCGCCGGCCAGGTCACCAAGGAGCTGTCGATCCCCACGATCGGCATCGGCGCCGGCGCCGACTGCGACGCCCAGGTCCTCGTCTGGCAGGACGCGTTCGGCCTGCGCACCGGTCGAATGGCGAAGTTCGTGAAGCAGTACGCCGACCTGCACGGCGTCATGCTCGAGGCGGCGCGTGCGTACGACGCGGACGTCAAGGCGGGCACGTTCCCGGGGCCCGAGCACACGTTCTGA
- a CDS encoding HNH endonuclease signature motif containing protein encodes MSAPGPDQSWQLLDGVRAETRAATDAELRRLHLVHDWCSLHETHDEDDAAFGDHGIPLAGPGAPMVSEFAVMELGAALGMSTDSAKRYIGAALEIKYRLPRIWARVEAGQLGFWKARWIAEHTMCLPLAGAAFVDARVAYCAHKVSYAEVERQITTAIARFDPEQAEKLRRQAADGRKLDIHTEAMSLEGTIEVSGTLDAQDALDLDAAINRLAADRKAAGSTESLDVRRAQAAGDLARGQDTLPFDGAKGGFETGLRPSSTTEKSIKITRVIDLHVHEAGVFGDPNATVGRSGRKPVLVETIREWCGAPDTVINLKPVRDLADHVHVAGYEHPDRLIEQDDLVDHHCVFPWCTRPAERCDHDHVTPYNKGGPTCSCNSAPLCRGHHRLKTHGRWSYDVLDRGTYLWHSPHAHTYRRDHTGTEPVLRQRP; translated from the coding sequence ATGAGCGCCCCCGGACCCGACCAGAGCTGGCAGCTGCTCGACGGTGTCCGCGCCGAGACCCGAGCAGCCACCGACGCCGAGCTGCGACGCCTCCACCTCGTCCACGACTGGTGCTCACTGCACGAGACCCACGACGAAGACGACGCCGCGTTCGGCGACCACGGCATCCCGCTCGCCGGACCCGGGGCACCCATGGTCAGCGAGTTCGCGGTCATGGAGCTCGGCGCCGCCCTGGGCATGTCGACCGACTCCGCCAAGCGGTACATCGGCGCCGCCCTCGAGATCAAGTACCGCCTGCCCAGGATCTGGGCAAGGGTCGAAGCCGGTCAGCTCGGGTTCTGGAAAGCCCGGTGGATCGCCGAGCACACCATGTGCCTACCCCTGGCCGGCGCGGCGTTCGTCGACGCCCGGGTCGCCTACTGCGCGCACAAGGTCTCCTACGCCGAGGTCGAACGACAGATCACCACCGCGATCGCCCGGTTCGACCCCGAGCAGGCCGAGAAGCTACGCCGCCAAGCCGCCGACGGACGCAAGCTCGACATCCACACCGAGGCCATGTCCCTCGAAGGCACGATCGAGGTATCCGGGACTCTGGATGCGCAGGACGCCCTCGACCTCGATGCCGCGATCAACCGGCTCGCCGCCGACCGCAAGGCCGCCGGCTCCACCGAGTCACTGGATGTGCGACGCGCCCAGGCCGCCGGTGACCTCGCGCGTGGGCAGGACACGCTCCCGTTCGACGGAGCCAAGGGTGGTTTCGAGACAGGACTTCGTCCTTCCTCAACCACCGAGAAGAGCATCAAGATCACCCGGGTCATCGACCTGCACGTCCACGAGGCCGGCGTGTTCGGCGACCCGAACGCCACCGTCGGCAGAAGCGGCCGCAAGCCGGTGCTCGTCGAGACCATCCGCGAGTGGTGCGGCGCACCCGACACCGTCATCAACCTCAAGCCCGTGCGGGACCTCGCCGACCACGTCCACGTCGCCGGCTACGAGCACCCCGACCGGCTCATCGAGCAGGACGACCTCGTCGACCACCACTGCGTGTTCCCCTGGTGCACCCGCCCAGCCGAACGCTGCGACCACGACCACGTCACCCCCTACAACAAGGGCGGACCAACGTGCTCGTGCAACTCCGCACCACTGTGTCGCGGGCACCATCGCTTGAAGACCCACGGCCGCTGGTCCTATGACGTCCTGGACCGCGGCACCTACCTGTGGCACTCACCCCACGCCCACACCTACCGCCGCGACCACACCGGCACCGAGCCCGTCCTACGCCAGAGACCCTGA
- a CDS encoding VOC family protein, which translates to MTTISPCLWFDDNLEEAATFYTGIFPNSSVGRLARLPSGDAMAGEFDLDGLTFRGINGGPMHAHFTEAVSFSVTCRDQAEVDHYWDSLCDGGEESMCGWLKDRFGLSWQIVPTRLYELLSDPDPARAHAASEAMLGMQRIVVADLEAAADAVG; encoded by the coding sequence ATGACCACCATCTCGCCCTGCCTGTGGTTCGACGACAACCTCGAGGAGGCCGCGACGTTCTACACGGGGATCTTCCCCAACTCCTCCGTGGGACGCCTCGCCCGCCTGCCCAGCGGGGATGCGATGGCGGGCGAGTTCGACCTGGACGGGTTGACGTTCCGCGGGATCAACGGGGGGCCGATGCACGCGCACTTCACCGAGGCGGTGTCGTTCAGCGTGACCTGCCGCGACCAGGCCGAGGTCGACCACTACTGGGACTCCCTGTGCGACGGCGGCGAGGAGTCGATGTGCGGCTGGCTCAAGGACCGGTTCGGGCTGTCCTGGCAGATCGTCCCGACCCGGCTCTACGAGCTCCTCTCCGACCCTGACCCCGCGCGCGCACATGCGGCCTCGGAGGCCATGCTGGGCATGCAGAGGATCGTGGTCGCCGACCTCGAGGCGGCGGCGGACGCCGTCGGGTGA